The following DNA comes from Palaemon carinicauda isolate YSFRI2023 chromosome 22, ASM3689809v2, whole genome shotgun sequence.
gccgctcatggatggcagaggcaagggacagtgacattgccctaccaagtaggacaacaacaacaacaacaacaacaacaacaacaagaataacaacaaaaataataaaagcaacaaaaacaacaagaaaaataataaaaacaatataataaaaaaattaaaataaaaaaaaataaaaataataataaaaagtaaaaatgataaaaatgaaaataaaaatagaaataaatataaaataataaaaacaataaaaataaaaataaaaaataataaaaatgataaaaattgtaataaaaataacgataataaaatactactactactactactactactactactactactactactactaataataataataataataataataataataataataataataacaaatgaaaatgaaaatgaacgtgaaaatgaaaacaataataataataataataataatgataatgataatgataatgataatgataatgataataataatgataaataataaaaataataaaaataacgaatataataaaaataataaaaaatatcaataataaaaaataataaaaataaaaataaaaacaaatgaaaatgagaaggaaaatgaaaatgaaaatgaaaaaataaaaataataaaattaaaaatattaataattaaattaaaaataataataataataataataataataataataataataataataataataataataataataataataataataataataataataataataacttacaacTTTCAAGCTTCGTATCAACAAGTAGAAGTTCACAACTTTCAAGCTTCGCATCAGCAAAAAGAAGTTCACAACTTTCAAGCTTCGTATCAACAAAAAGAAGTTTACAACTTTCAAGCTTCATATCGACAAAAATGAGTTTACAACTTTCAAGCTTTGTATCAACAAAAAGAAGTTCACAACTTTCAAGCTACGTATCGATAAAAATAAGTTAACAACTTTCAAGCTTTGTATCAACAAAAAGAAGTTAACAACTTTCAAGCTTCATATCGACAAAAATGAGTTTACAACTTTCAAGCTTTGTATCAACAAAAAGAAGTTCACAACTTTCAAGCTTCATATCGACAAAAATGAGTTTACAACTTTCAAGCTTTGTATCAACAAAAAGAAGTTCACAACTTTCAAGCTTCATATCGACAAATATGAGTTTACAACTTTCAAGCTTTGTATCAACAAAAAGAAGTTCACAACTTTCAAGCTTCATATCGACAAAAATGAGTTTACAACTTTCAAGCTTTGTATCAACAAAAAGAAGTTTACAACTTTCAAGCTTCATATCGACAAAAATGAGTTTACAACTTTCAAGCTTTGTATCAACAAAAAGAAGTTCACAACTTTCAAGCTTCATATCGACAAAAATGAGTTTACAACTTTCAAGCTTTGTATCAACAAAAAGAAGTTCACAACTTTCAAGCTACGTATCGATAAAAATAAGTTAACAACTTTCAAGCTTTGTATCAACAAAAAGAAGTTTACAACTATCAAGCTTCATATCGACAAAAATGAGTTTACAACTTTCAAGCTTTGTATCAACAAAAAGAATTTCACAACTTTCAAGCTATGTATCGATAAAAATAAGTTAACAACTTTTAAGCTTTGTATCAACATAAAGAAGTTTACAACTTTCAAGCTTCATATCGACAAAAATGAGTTTACAACTTTCAAGCTTTGTATCAACAAAAAGAAGTTCACAATTTTCAAGCTACGTATCGATAAAAATAAGTAACAACTTTCAAGCTTTGTATCAACAAAAAGAAGTTTACAACTTTCAAGCTTCATATCGACAAAAATGAGTTTACAACTTTCAAGCTTCATATCGACAAAAAAGAGTTTACAACTTTCAAGCTTTGTATCAACAAAAAGAAGTTCACAACTTTCAAGCTACGTATCGATAAAAATAAGTTAACAACTTTCAAGCTTTGTATCAACAAAAAGAAGTTTACAACTTTCAAGCTTCGTATCAACAAAAAGAAGTTTACAACTTTCAAGCTTCGTATCAACAAAAAGAAGTTCACAACTTTCAAGCTTCGTATCAACAAAAAGAATTTCACAACTTTCAAGCTTCGTATCAACAAAAAGAAGTTTACAACTTTCAAGCTTCATATCGACAAAAATGAGTTTACAACTTTCAAGCTTTGTATCAACAAAAAGAAGTTAACAACTTTCAAGCTTCATATCGACAAAAATGAGTTTACAACTTTCAAGCTTTGTATCAACAAAAAGAAGTTAACAACTTTCAAGCTTCATATCGACAAAAATGAGTTTACAACTTTCAAGCTTCGTATCAACAAAAAGAAGTTCACAACTTTCAAGCTTCGTATCAACAAAAAGAAGTTCACAACTTTCAAGCTTCGTATCAACAAAAAGAAGTTAACAACTTTCAAGCTTCATATCGACAAAAATGAGTTTACAACTTTCAAGCTTTGTATCAACAAAAAGAAGTTAACAACTTTCAAGCTTCATATCGACAAAAATGAGTTTACAACTTTCAAGCTTT
Coding sequences within:
- the LOC137615980 gene encoding uncharacterized protein, whose translation is MGSLGKPKGHPCRVISSHYLALPGSSFGGEEPLLRISKKKFTTFKLRINKKKFTTFKLHIDKNEFTTFKLCINKKKFTTFKLRIDKNKLTTFKLCINKKKLTTFKLHIDKNEFTTFKLCINKKKFTTFKLHIDKNEFTTFKLCINKKKFTTFKLHIDKYEFTTFKLCINKKKFTTFKLHIDKNEFTTFKLCINKKKFTTFKLHIDKNEFTTFKLCINKKKFTTFKLHIDKNEFTTFKLCINKKKFTTFKLRIDKNKLTTFKLCINKKKFTTIKLHIDKNEFTTFKLCINKKNFTTFKLCIDKNKLTTFKLCINIKKFTTFKLHIDKNEFTTFKLCINKKKFTIFKLQFTTFKLCINKKKFTTFKLRIDKNKLTTFKLCINKKKFTTFKLRINKKKFTTFKLRINKKKFTTFKLRINKKNFTTFKLRINKKKFTTFKLHIDKNEFTTFKLCINKKKLTTFKLHIDKNEFTTFKLCINKKKLTTFKLHIDKNEFTTFKLRINKKKFTTFKLRINKKKFTTFKLRINKKKLTTFKLHIDKNEFTTFKLCINKKKLTTFKLHIDKNEFTTFKLCINKKKFTTFKLHIDKNEFTTFKLCINKKKFTTFKLRINKKKLTTFKLHIDKNEFTTFKLCINKKKFTTFKLPFKLCINKKKFTTFKLCIDKNKLTTFKLCINKKKFTTFKLHIDKNEFTTFKLCINKKKFTTFKLRIDKNKLTTLKLCINKKKFTTFKLHIDKNEFTTFKLCINKKKFTTFKLRIDKNKLTTFKLRINKKKFTTFKLRINKKKFTTFKLHIDKNEFTTFKLCINKKKFTTFKLRINKTKFTTFKLCIDKNKLTTFKLRINKTKFTTFKLRIDKNKLTTFKLRINKKKFTTFKLRIKKNKFTTFNFRISKKKFTTLKASYQQKEVHNFQASYQQVEVHNFQASY